Within the Methanobacterium sp. BRmetb2 genome, the region TTTATGTCTGCCACCACAGATATTGATATTGACACTAAATGGGGAGGATCAAAAACCTTCTTCTCCAAGGAAGGACTTTTCTTATTAAAAATAGAAGGTACTGGTAAACTATTTGCATCCAGTTTCGGTGCTATTCATCCCATTAATTTAGAAGCAGGAGAAAAATACATTGTAGATACTGGACATATAGTGGCCTTTGATGATAATGTAGGATATAATGTGAAAAAAATAGGGGGAATGAAATCCACTTTATTTAGTGGTGAAGGCTTAGTAGTAGAATTAACTGGTCCTGGAAAAGCTTGGATACAATCTAGAAGTGAAGATTCATTCTTATCTTGGCTGATACCACGTTTACCCAATAAAGGTTAATTAAATATTATTCTTTTTTTATTATTTTTTTTATTAGGAAATAATTTATTTTGCTAACAAATCTAAAAGCGAGGAAACCTACCAAGATTTATATCAATTTTAACATAGTATTAACTAGTTTTAAAAAATGGAGGGGTGAATTTTTTGAAAAGATATCTAATTTTTTCGTTGTCTATATTGACTTTAGTGATACTGGCTTCTGGCTGTACTTCACAGGAATCAAACCAAACTGAAAATGGAACGGGTGAATTTGCGATAACGAGTAGTGCTTTTACACAGGGAAAAGATATACCTTTAAAATACACTGCTGATGGGGAAAACGTGTCTCCGCCTCTGGCATGGACATCAGCTCCAGCAGATACCAAAACCTTTACCATAATATGTGAGGACCCAGATTCTACTGGTGGCTCTTTTATCCATTGGATAGTGTTCAACATACCTGCAGATGTTACAAAACTCGATGAAGGTATAACTAATCAGGAAACATTGGAAAATGGGGCAAAACAGGGATTAAACAGCTTTAATACAATAGGATACAGCGGTCCGGCGCCACCACCAGGACAAACCCATAGATACGCCTTCAAAATATATGCTCTGGACATTGAACTTAATTTAGAACCTGGAAGCACAATAGAACAAGTTAACAATGTTATGGAAGGACATATACTGGCTCAAACGCAGATAACAGGTAGATATACGGGATGAAAATAATTCAGTTAATAATGTTTGAATTTTTAAGAAAAAAAATAAAGAAGAATTCAATTAATGACATTAAGAAGAAATAAAAAAGAATTTAGTTAATTAGCATATTTTATGTTTATGTTTTCTAGATTCTTTTTCGTCTTCCTTAGCTGACTCTTGATGTTCTTTTGGATCTTTTTCCAGAAAATCATAGGCATACATCATATCATCCATTAAAAGATCTGCCATGTCCCTGCTGAAATTTTCCTTGATGACCATCCTAAGGACTGCCACATCTTCAGCATTAGGAGGGAGCGTATATGCCGGGACGATCCATCCTTTTTCACGGAGTTTCTCAGATAGCTGGAAAACGCTGAACTTTGAATTCTTTAATTTAAATGTTACCAGAGGAAACATTAGATGTTTATTGATTACCTCAAATTTACCGGATTTTTCCAGTTCATTAGCAATGTAAGTGGTTGTTTCCATCAAATTTTCCATTATATCTTTATAACCATCTTTACCCAGTCTTAAAAAGTTGTAATATTGGGCTATTATGGTGCTACTGCCTTTGGAAAAATTTAGGGAATAGTTGGGCATTAAACCACCTAAATAATTAACTTCGAAAATCAATTCGTTAGGTAAGTCTTTCTCATCTTTAAATACCAGCCATCCAACACCAGGGTACACTAAACCGTATTTATGTCCAGATACATTGATTGATTTAACTTGTTCTAATCTGAAATCCCATTGCATGTCTGGATTGGTAAAGGGTATCACCATGCCGCCGCTGGCACCATCCACATGCATTGGTATGTCCCAACCCTTAGTTTGTTTGATATCAATTAATAATTGGTTAATCTCTTTGATGGGATCCATTTGTCCTGTAAAGGTTGTTCCTAAAACTGCCCCCACACAGATTGTATTTTCATCAATTTCTTTGGCTACCTCATCAACAGTTACTGTATAAGTATCTCGTTCTAAAGGTATTAATTTCAGTTCAACGTCAAAATAACGGGCAAATTTCTCCCAAACAGTGTGTACGTCTGCACCCATAACAATATTGGGTTTATCATAGGGTTTACCTTCTTTTTGTCTTCGTTTTTTCCAAGTCCATTTATGGGCTAAAAGACCCAGCATTATTGCTTCTGATGAACCAATAGTACCGGTTCCCACTGATTGACAGTTTTTAGGGACGTTGAATAATCGGGCCAACATATTGACCACTCTTTCTTGAATCTTTTGTGTCTGAGGATACTCATCATTGTCCACAAAGTTTTTGCCAATGCTTTCCATTATCAGTTTATCTGCTTCTGGTTCCATCCAGGTTGTGACAAAACTGGCCAGATTCAATGCAGGATTCCCATCCAGATTTAGTTCATCATGAACCAGGTGGTATGCTGCTTTTGATGGCATTCCCTCATCCGGCATTTCATACTTAGGTACTTTCTTAGAAAAATAGCGGGTCCCATAAGTTGTGGTGTGTTCCCTATCCGATTCTTTCATCTTTTTTAAGTTAACCTTTTTAGATAACATAGAATCATCTTTCCATCTTAAAAAACTAAAATATATCCATAGCAAAGTTAATTATTAAACTTTCACATATTTTAGAAATTTTTGGTGTAGCTTAATAATTATTAAATTTTTTATTGATTATGGTATTTATTTTTTGTTTTTATGAATTTAGGGGATAATTGTCTTTTTTTGGTTTTCCGTTGACAAAAAATAAAGTTTTCAATAATAAAATAAATATTTAATAATTTAAATAGTATTAAATATATGTAATATAATATTATTATTGATATAATAAAAATGATTTTTTGGTGATGGGATGGATGTTACTAAACGTAAATATCAGGAAATACTTATTTATCTTAGTATTATTGTAATAGCTCTTTTTTGTAGTCAGCACATGAATGTTGTGGTTTCTAAAAGCATGGAACCTGTACTGTACCGGGGAGATATTGTTATAATTGAAAAAACTAATTTTATAGGTCTAAATGAATTTAATATCGGTGATATAGAAGTGGGGGATATTGTAGTTTATGATGCAGTTTGGTTTAATGATGGGCCAGTAATACATCGGGTTATTGGTTCTAACATAGACGGTAAAGGAAATAAATATTATATTATTAAAGGTGATAATAACCATGCACCAGATCCAATGGTAGTTTACCCCACTCAAATTAGGGCAAAAGTTGTCAAAATTAGTGATAAACTATTAATCATACCCCAATTAGGACAGATAATCTTAGCATTAAAAGGTTTATGATAATAAAAATTCATATATTCATTTATTTTTGAATTGAACCAGATTATACCCGATAAATCCAGCAAAAACGCCATTTAACATTTGAAAGATCAAATTAGGAATTATATAGTAATAGAAAATATCAATGGTGAATATATCCATAGGAATACTGCTGGATGTTAACTGAATTAACAGTGCAAAGAATATTATAATCAATAAAGTAACTACTTCTCCAAAAAACCCTATGAAAATACCGCTAACTAAACTTTTTTTAAGATTAGCATTTAATAATAAGGAAACTCCGATACTTGCTAAAAAAACTAATAAAAATGTGATAAAAGTATCTAAATTTACAAAAATTGTCACGTTTGGGAAAATTAATTCTATAACTGCTCCAATCTGCCATAATAATGTAAAAATTGTGGGAATACTTACCCCTATTATTAACACTTTAAAATTTAATTTCATAAAAAATCACCACCACGAAAATTATTAAGGTAGTTAGTAATAAATTTTATTATTAATATATTACTAATAAATTTTATAAACTTTATTTTATTATTTTTTATTAATTTAGTAATAATTAAAGTGGAGGAACAATATGAAAAAAGGAGCTATATTTTGTATAATCATAATAGCTATTGGGCTTTTATGTGTATCCCCTGTATCTGCACGAACGGTTTCTGTAAAGGTATCAAAATATAATATTAATAAAGCGAGCTCAGCAGTGACTCCTTACATTGATATTGGATACTGGCATTATGGATCCTATTCAATAAAAGGCAGTATTTACTATAAGTACAATGGAAATCGAAAATGGCAGTATGCAGATAGTGGAACTATTTTACCAACATTTTCAAGGTATTGGGGCTGGAGATTCAAAGCACCGTATATATACACCTGGAAATTTACAGGGACAGCGTATTTTTAAGTATTGAGTAATTTAAAAATTAAATTACTCTTTTAACTTTTAAAAGATATTAAATTCTATAAATAAACTTTATGAATTAAACAGTTTAAAATTAATACTTACTTCTTTTAACTATTAGTAAAATTGAATAAACTGTAAAAAAATAAAAATAAAGAAAAAATAAGCTCTAATTACATCAAGCTCTGTTCTTTCTTACTGAAGATAAAAGCAGATATAAATATCATCAATAAGGCAAAGCCAAAAACTACAATAACATTAATATACAATGGAAGAGTAGATGTTCCTAAAATAGTGTACCTTAAAGCATCAACTCCATAAGTAAGTGGATTTAAATAGACAGCAAATTGAAGCCATGATGGAAGTCCAGTTATGGGGAATAATGCTCCACTTAAAAGGAACATTGGTAATACTATAAAGCTCAATATAAGGTTAAATCCTTCCATACTATCTGTAAAAGATGCGATAAGCAAACCTAAGCTTGCAAGACCCAATGAAATCATCACAATCAATATAGTACTAACCAAAAAACAGAGTGGAGTCATTTGGATTCCCACTATAAATGACAGTACTAATAGTATTACTCCCTGGATTAACGAGGCCGTGCTTATTCCCAGGGCTTTACCCATTACTATAGATGGTCTGGATATTGGTGCCACAAGTATTTCCTTTAAAAAACCGTATTGACGGTCAATAATCACGGAAACACCAGAAAAAACGGATGTAAAAAGTATGGTTTGACCTATAATGCCTGGAAAGATAAATTGTTGGTATCCCCCAGCCATTCCACCAAATCTAACAGCAGAACCTAAACCGGTTCCAAAGATAATAAGCCACAATAAAGGAGTTACCACTGAAGTCACTATTCTTGAACGATATCGGATGTATCTCTTGGTTTCCCGAAGCCATATGGTGAATATTCCTTCCCAATCACTCATTATCTCTCCCCCTGTATACTGGAACCAGTATAATTAATGAAAACATCTTCCAAATTGGGGTGTTCCAGTTCAACTGATTGAATCTGGACTCCAATTTTACTTGCAAATTCTACAACATCAGTAACTAAATTTTCCCCCCGTTCAACCATTAATTTTATCTCAGAATCAACCTGAAATATGTCCTTAACAAATTCCAGATTTTTAGCATTTTTGATGAACTTCTCTGAATCATCAACAATAACAGTTATGGTATCTGCTTTTAATTTCCTTTTAAGATTACGTGGCGAATCTGATGTTATTATCTGACCACTGTTAATTATTGCTACCTCATCACATAGCTTATCTGCTTCTTCCATGTAATGGGTGGTCATTAAAACAGTTATATCCTCGTTTTTATTCAAGTTTTCAATGTAATCCCAAATACTTTCCCTGGTCTGAGGATCCAAGCCCAGAGTTGGTTCATCTAAGA harbors:
- a CDS encoding daunorubicin ABC transporter permease, which encodes MSDWEGIFTIWLRETKRYIRYRSRIVTSVVTPLLWLIIFGTGLGSAVRFGGMAGGYQQFIFPGIIGQTILFTSVFSGVSVIIDRQYGFLKEILVAPISRPSIVMGKALGISTASLIQGVILLVLSFIVGIQMTPLCFLVSTILIVMISLGLASLGLLIASFTDSMEGFNLILSFIVLPMFLLSGALFPITGLPSWLQFAVYLNPLTYGVDALRYTILGTSTLPLYINVIVVFGFALLMIFISAFIFSKKEQSLM
- a CDS encoding signal peptidase I, giving the protein MDVTKRKYQEILIYLSIIVIALFCSQHMNVVVSKSMEPVLYRGDIVIIEKTNFIGLNEFNIGDIEVGDIVVYDAVWFNDGPVIHRVIGSNIDGKGNKYYIIKGDNNHAPDPMVVYPTQIRAKVVKISDKLLIIPQLGQIILALKGL
- a CDS encoding ABC transporter ATP-binding protein, with translation MDNIIETWDITKKYDDFTAVDSVNLQVPKNSVYGVLGPNGAGKTTLISMLCTILHPSSGKAHVNGFDVVKNPTEVRRSIGIVFQSRALDDILTGREHLEMHASLYGVPKDLRSTRIDEILELIALGKKADEYVKTYSGGMKRRLEIGRGLIHYPKVLFLDEPTLGLDPQTRESIWDYIENLNKNEDITVLMTTHYMEEADKLCDEVAIINSGQIITSDSPRNLKRKLKADTITVIVDDSEKFIKNAKNLEFVKDIFQVDSEIKLMVERGENLVTDVVEFASKIGVQIQSVELEHPNLEDVFINYTGSSIQGER
- a CDS encoding phosphatidylethanolamine-binding protein, yielding MTSSAFTQGKDIPLKYTADGENVSPPLAWTSAPADTKTFTIICEDPDSTGGSFIHWIVFNIPADVTKLDEGITNQETLENGAKQGLNSFNTIGYSGPAPPPGQTHRYAFKIYALDIELNLEPGSTIEQVNNVMEGHILAQTQITGRYTG
- a CDS encoding glutamate decarboxylase, which produces MLSKKVNLKKMKESDREHTTTYGTRYFSKKVPKYEMPDEGMPSKAAYHLVHDELNLDGNPALNLASFVTTWMEPEADKLIMESIGKNFVDNDEYPQTQKIQERVVNMLARLFNVPKNCQSVGTGTIGSSEAIMLGLLAHKWTWKKRRQKEGKPYDKPNIVMGADVHTVWEKFARYFDVELKLIPLERDTYTVTVDEVAKEIDENTICVGAVLGTTFTGQMDPIKEINQLLIDIKQTKGWDIPMHVDGASGGMVIPFTNPDMQWDFRLEQVKSINVSGHKYGLVYPGVGWLVFKDEKDLPNELIFEVNYLGGLMPNYSLNFSKGSSTIIAQYYNFLRLGKDGYKDIMENLMETTTYIANELEKSGKFEVINKHLMFPLVTFKLKNSKFSVFQLSEKLREKGWIVPAYTLPPNAEDVAVLRMVIKENFSRDMADLLMDDMMYAYDFLEKDPKEHQESAKEDEKESRKHKHKIC
- a CDS encoding TIGR00266 family protein: MDYEILYQPSYALLKLDLETSEQVNAEAGALVSMSSGISIETGMKGGLFGGLKRSLVGGESFFINKFTAESPGEITMAPPLPGDIHAMDLNDQVIFVQSGSFMSATTDIDIDTKWGGSKTFFSKEGLFLLKIEGTGKLFASSFGAIHPINLEAGEKYIVDTGHIVAFDDNVGYNVKKIGGMKSTLFSGEGLVVELTGPGKAWIQSRSEDSFLSWLIPRLPNKG